The following coding sequences are from one Devosia neptuniae window:
- a CDS encoding excinuclease ABC subunit UvrA — MTPADYGSIIIRGARENNLKSVSLDIPKRQITVFTGVSGSGKSSLVFGTIAAESQRLINETYPSFVQQFMPRYGQPDADQLENISAAIIVDQQRLGGNSRSTVATVTDAAQMLRVLFSRLGEPRLGPPSLYSYNDPRGMCPECEGIGQVAAMDMAAVIDESKSLNQGALLPKDFAVDSWWWEIYANSGLFDMDKPIAQFSAEERENLFHLDDGRKIKVGKIGLTYEGVVAKLKKGLGAKDPESLQPHVRLEYEKIFTRQTCPACHGARLNAPALASTVMGHNIAELSAMQVSELAKLVRSMDAPQVGPMLQALALRLENLVTIGLGYLSLDRESSTLSGGESQRVKMVRHLGSSLTDITYVFDEPSVGLHPHDVGRLAGLMQQLRDKGNTVLIVEHKPDMIAIADHVVDMGPFAGSKGGEIVYEGDFAGLLTSGTLTGNHIKKHQPIKDTVRKPSGELTIAHARLNNLRDVSVSIPRGVLTTVAGVAGSGKSSLIQGCLPLAYPDTIIIDQNLARGSRRSNTATYTGILDAVRKAFAKANAVEAALFSANSKGACPDCNGLGVIYTDLAHLDPMVTTCETCEGKRFLPEVLAHHLRGKSIAEVYEMSVSDAVGFFTEPAIAKILGGLDDVGLGYLTLGQPLSTLSGGERQRLKLAAELGKKGNIYVLDEPTTGLHMHDVDTLIGLFDRLVDAGSTVIVIEHNLDVISRADWVIDLGPGAGQDGGRVQFEGVPADLVKAGHSLTGQHLAAR, encoded by the coding sequence GTGACCCCTGCTGACTACGGTTCGATCATCATCCGCGGCGCCCGCGAGAATAATCTCAAATCCGTCTCGCTCGACATTCCCAAGCGCCAGATCACGGTGTTTACCGGCGTGTCGGGCTCGGGCAAATCCTCGCTGGTCTTCGGCACCATTGCGGCGGAAAGCCAGCGGCTGATCAACGAGACCTATCCCAGCTTCGTGCAGCAATTCATGCCGCGCTATGGCCAGCCCGATGCCGATCAGCTGGAAAATATCTCGGCCGCCATCATCGTCGATCAGCAAAGGCTGGGCGGCAATTCGCGTTCCACCGTGGCCACAGTGACCGACGCGGCGCAGATGCTGCGTGTGCTGTTCTCGCGGTTGGGCGAACCCCGGCTCGGGCCGCCCTCGCTCTATTCATACAATGATCCGCGCGGCATGTGCCCCGAATGCGAGGGGATCGGGCAGGTGGCGGCCATGGATATGGCGGCAGTGATCGACGAGAGCAAATCGCTCAATCAGGGCGCGCTGCTGCCCAAGGACTTTGCCGTCGATAGCTGGTGGTGGGAAATCTACGCCAATTCCGGCCTGTTCGACATGGACAAGCCCATCGCTCAATTCAGCGCCGAGGAGCGCGAAAACCTGTTCCATCTCGATGATGGCCGCAAGATCAAAGTCGGCAAGATCGGGCTGACCTATGAGGGCGTGGTGGCCAAGCTCAAGAAGGGGCTGGGCGCCAAGGACCCCGAAAGCCTGCAGCCCCATGTTCGCCTCGAATATGAGAAGATTTTCACCCGCCAGACCTGTCCCGCCTGCCACGGCGCCCGGCTCAATGCGCCGGCTCTGGCCAGCACGGTCATGGGGCACAATATTGCCGAGCTTTCGGCCATGCAGGTGAGTGAGCTCGCCAAGCTGGTGCGCAGCATGGACGCGCCGCAGGTCGGGCCAATGCTGCAAGCGCTGGCGCTGCGGCTGGAGAATCTGGTCACCATCGGGCTGGGCTATCTCAGCCTTGACCGCGAAAGCTCGACCCTGTCGGGCGGCGAAAGCCAGCGCGTCAAGATGGTGCGCCATCTCGGCTCCTCGCTGACCGACATCACCTATGTGTTCGACGAGCCCTCGGTGGGCCTGCATCCGCACGATGTCGGACGCTTGGCCGGGCTGATGCAGCAGCTGCGCGACAAGGGCAATACCGTGCTCATCGTCGAGCACAAACCCGACATGATCGCCATTGCCGATCATGTGGTGGATATGGGCCCCTTCGCCGGCAGCAAGGGTGGGGAAATCGTCTACGAGGGTGATTTTGCCGGCCTGCTGACGTCGGGCACGCTCACTGGCAATCACATCAAGAAACACCAGCCCATCAAGGACACGGTGCGCAAGCCCAGCGGCGAGCTCACCATCGCCCATGCCCGGCTGAACAATCTCAGGGATGTCTCGGTGAGCATCCCTCGCGGCGTGCTGACGACCGTGGCCGGCGTCGCCGGCTCCGGCAAGTCATCATTGATCCAGGGCTGCCTGCCGCTGGCCTATCCCGATACCATCATCATCGACCAGAACCTGGCGCGGGGTTCGCGCCGCTCCAATACGGCGACCTATACCGGCATTCTCGATGCGGTGCGCAAAGCCTTTGCCAAGGCCAATGCGGTGGAGGCCGCGCTGTTCTCGGCCAATTCCAAGGGCGCTTGTCCCGATTGCAACGGGCTGGGGGTGATCTATACCGATCTGGCGCATCTGGACCCGATGGTCACGACCTGCGAGACCTGCGAGGGCAAGCGCTTCCTGCCTGAAGTGCTGGCCCATCATCTGCGCGGCAAATCCATTGCCGAGGTCTATGAGATGAGCGTCAGCGACGCAGTAGGGTTTTTCACCGAGCCGGCCATTGCCAAGATCCTGGGGGGCCTTGACGATGTGGGGCTGGGCTATCTGACGCTGGGCCAGCCGCTGTCGACCCTGTCGGGCGGGGAACGCCAGCGGCTCAAGCTCGCGGCCGAGCTGGGCAAAAAGGGCAATATCTATGTGCTCGACGAGCCCACGACGGGCCTGCATATGCACGATGTCGATACCCTGATCGGCCTCTTCGATCGGCTGGTCGATGCCGGCTCGACCGTGATCGTCATCGAGCACAATCTGGATGTCATTTCCCGCGCCGATTGGGTGATCGACCTGGGTCCCGGCGCCGGCCAGGATGGCGGCCGGGTGCAATTCGAGGGCGTGCCCGCCGATCTGGTCAAGGCCGGCCATTCGCTGACCGGCCAGCACCTGGCGGCGCGCTAG
- a CDS encoding iron chaperone, with protein MATSKKKVFSEAELEAMQDAKVERKKGKKADGEADLLAKVAEMGDSDRAIAERLHALVKQNGPELLPKTWYGMPAWANSAGKVVCFFTAAGKFDSRYASFGFNEAAKLDDGTMWPTAFAITKLTPADEDKLAALIKKAVG; from the coding sequence ATGGCCACCAGCAAAAAGAAGGTCTTTTCGGAGGCCGAACTTGAGGCGATGCAGGACGCCAAGGTCGAGCGCAAGAAGGGCAAGAAAGCCGATGGCGAGGCGGACCTTCTGGCCAAGGTCGCCGAAATGGGCGACAGCGACCGCGCCATCGCCGAGCGCCTGCATGCCCTGGTCAAGCAGAACGGGCCCGAGCTGTTGCCCAAAACCTGGTATGGCATGCCGGCCTGGGCCAATAGTGCGGGCAAGGTGGTGTGCTTTTTCACCGCCGCCGGCAAATTCGACAGCCGCTATGCCAGCTTCGGCTTCAACGAGGCCGCCAAGCTCGATGATGGCACGATGTGGCCGACCGCATTCGCCATCACCAAGCTGACCCCGGCCGACGAGGACAAGCTTGCCGCGCTGATCAAAAAGGCCGTCGGCTGA
- a CDS encoding SRPBCC family protein — protein sequence MTAPPIRTVVLEREFTTTPEKIWRALTQPHLLEEWLMQTDFEPVEGRKFTLRNQPRPDVSVVIDCQVRAIEPHKTLSYSWDAFGLESVVTFTLEPTASGTRLRMEQTGFRPDQDLAFKGAQAAWKQFATRLDALLARLD from the coding sequence ATGACCGCGCCCCCCATTCGCACCGTCGTGCTGGAACGCGAATTCACCACGACGCCGGAGAAAATCTGGCGCGCGCTGACCCAGCCCCATCTGCTGGAGGAATGGCTGATGCAGACCGATTTTGAGCCGGTCGAAGGCCGGAAATTCACTCTGCGCAACCAGCCCCGGCCCGATGTCAGCGTGGTCATCGATTGCCAGGTGCGGGCGATCGAGCCGCACAAGACCCTGTCTTATAGCTGGGACGCGTTCGGGCTGGAAAGCGTCGTGACCTTCACGCTGGAGCCCACTGCTTCCGGCACGCGGCTGCGCATGGAGCAAACCGGTTTCCGGCCGGATCAGGACCTGGCGTTCAAGGGCGCACAGGCGGCCTGGAAGCAATTCGCGACCCGGCTCGACGCGCTGCTGGCGCGGCTCGATTGA
- a CDS encoding ArsR/SmtB family transcription factor has product MAPAPDVIFRTLADPTRRALFERLCREGEITVGALTAQAGVSQPVVSRHLGVLKQAGLVRDRHEGRQTHYRALPGALAPLIDWTSEMASFWDGRFDALENLLDRMDQ; this is encoded by the coding sequence TTGGCACCGGCGCCAGACGTGATCTTCAGGACGCTTGCCGATCCGACGCGGCGGGCGCTGTTTGAGCGGCTGTGCCGGGAAGGCGAGATCACGGTGGGGGCGCTGACCGCCCAGGCGGGCGTGTCGCAGCCGGTGGTGTCCCGGCATCTGGGCGTGCTGAAACAAGCCGGGCTGGTGCGTGATCGCCATGAAGGTCGGCAGACCCATTACCGGGCCCTGCCGGGCGCATTGGCGCCGCTGATCGACTGGACCAGCGAAATGGCCAGCTTTTGGGACGGCCGGTTCGATGCGCTCGAAAACCTGCTCGACAGGATGGACCAATGA
- a CDS encoding ABC transporter ATP-binding protein — MSTNIELRKLVKAYGDIEVIHGIDLTINPGDFTVFVGPSGCGKSTLLRMIAGLEPITGGDLLIDGQRMNEVPAARRGIAMVFQSYALYPHMNVYQNLAFGLETAKTPKAEIKERVQRAAEILQIVPLLQRKPKQLSGGQRQRVAIGRAIVREPKIFLFDEPLSNLDAELRVQMRVEIAKLHNDLGNTMIYVTHDQVEAMTMADKIVVLRNGVIEQAGAPLELYNNPRNLFVAGFIGSPKMNFLAAKAEGSGLNTAGNSVALPRNIAGATTLGIRPEHITLTEGSGIKLAEVKVDLVESLGGQTVVYATTADKQSMTIVLEGQRQVELGSTVTVHADPSRIHLFDAQGNVILG; from the coding sequence ATGTCGACAAATATCGAGCTGCGCAAACTCGTCAAAGCCTATGGCGATATCGAGGTGATCCACGGGATCGACCTCACCATCAATCCGGGTGATTTCACCGTGTTCGTCGGTCCCTCCGGCTGCGGTAAATCCACCCTGCTGCGCATGATCGCGGGCCTCGAACCGATCACCGGGGGCGACCTGTTGATCGACGGCCAGCGCATGAACGAAGTCCCCGCCGCCCGGCGTGGCATTGCCATGGTATTCCAGTCCTATGCGCTTTACCCGCATATGAATGTCTACCAGAACCTGGCTTTTGGGCTCGAAACCGCCAAGACTCCCAAGGCCGAGATCAAGGAACGCGTGCAGCGCGCCGCCGAAATCCTGCAGATCGTGCCGCTGCTGCAGCGCAAGCCCAAGCAGCTTTCGGGCGGCCAGCGTCAGCGCGTCGCCATTGGCCGCGCCATTGTGCGCGAGCCCAAGATCTTCCTGTTCGACGAGCCGCTGTCCAATCTCGATGCCGAACTGCGGGTGCAGATGCGCGTCGAGATCGCCAAGCTGCACAATGATCTGGGTAACACCATGATCTACGTGACCCACGATCAGGTCGAGGCCATGACCATGGCCGACAAGATCGTCGTGCTGCGCAATGGCGTCATCGAACAGGCCGGCGCCCCGCTCGAGCTCTATAACAACCCACGCAACCTGTTCGTCGCCGGCTTTATCGGCTCGCCCAAGATGAACTTTTTGGCCGCCAAGGCCGAAGGCAGTGGCCTCAACACCGCCGGCAATAGCGTGGCCCTGCCGCGCAATATCGCCGGCGCAACGACGCTGGGCATCCGCCCCGAACACATCACCCTCACCGAAGGCTCAGGCATCAAGCTGGCCGAAGTCAAGGTGGACCTGGTGGAAAGCCTGGGCGGCCAGACCGTTGTCTACGCCACCACGGCCGACAAGCAATCCATGACCATCGTGCTCGAAGGCCAGCGCCAGGTCGAGCTGGGTTCGACGGTGACGGTGCACGCCGATCCCTCGCGCATTCATCTGTTCGATGCGCAGGGCAATGTGATCCTGGGGTAG
- a CDS encoding Gfo/Idh/MocA family protein: MSRVFNVAIVGVGIGRSHLVEGYVPNADKYKVLALCDLNVERMTPIADEFNVERRITNFDEILAMDDIDIIDICTPPGLHYPMVMAALKAGKHVICEKPLVGSLAQVDEVIAQEKISKGKLMPVFQYRFGDGIEQAKAIIDAGIAGKPFVGTVETMWRRGPDYYAVPWRGKWATELGGVLMTHAIHQHDLFTYLMGDVKRLFGRVATRVNAIEVEDCVTASLELENGALGSFTATLGAAEEITRLFLTFENVTFESDYEAYNPGAKPWRIQPRNPETAARIDALLKDWKHVPSRFETQMARFHAALLGEAPMPVTSADSRRALELVTAFYHSSTTHEDVALPIASDHPRYQSWVPPQFRAA; the protein is encoded by the coding sequence ATGAGCCGGGTTTTCAACGTCGCCATCGTCGGCGTCGGCATCGGCCGCAGCCATCTGGTCGAGGGCTATGTGCCCAATGCCGATAAATACAAGGTGCTGGCGCTCTGCGACCTCAATGTCGAGCGCATGACGCCGATCGCCGATGAATTCAACGTCGAGCGCCGCATCACCAATTTCGACGAAATCCTCGCCATGGACGATATCGACATCATCGATATCTGCACCCCGCCCGGCCTGCACTATCCCATGGTCATGGCGGCGCTGAAGGCCGGCAAGCATGTGATTTGCGAAAAGCCGCTGGTCGGCTCGCTGGCCCAGGTCGACGAGGTGATTGCCCAGGAGAAGATTTCCAAGGGCAAGCTGATGCCGGTGTTCCAATATCGCTTCGGCGATGGCATCGAGCAGGCCAAGGCCATTATCGATGCCGGCATTGCCGGCAAGCCCTTCGTTGGCACGGTGGAAACCATGTGGCGCCGTGGCCCCGATTATTATGCTGTGCCCTGGCGCGGCAAATGGGCCACCGAATTGGGCGGCGTGCTGATGACCCACGCCATCCACCAGCATGACCTGTTCACCTATCTCATGGGTGACGTGAAACGCCTGTTCGGCCGGGTCGCCACCCGCGTCAATGCCATTGAAGTGGAAGACTGCGTCACTGCCAGCCTGGAGCTCGAAAACGGCGCCCTGGGCAGTTTCACCGCCACGCTGGGCGCGGCTGAGGAAATCACCCGCCTGTTCCTGACCTTCGAGAATGTCACCTTCGAAAGCGATTACGAGGCCTATAATCCCGGCGCCAAGCCGTGGCGCATCCAGCCGCGCAATCCCGAGACGGCGGCCAGGATTGACGCCTTGCTCAAGGACTGGAAGCATGTGCCCTCGCGGTTCGAGACGCAGATGGCCCGCTTCCACGCGGCTCTCTTGGGTGAAGCGCCGATGCCGGTGACCTCGGCGGATTCGCGCCGGGCGCTCGAACTCGTTACTGCCTTCTATCATTCCTCGACCACCCACGAAGATGTGGCCCTGCCCATCGCGTCCGACCATCCGCGTTACCAGAGCTGGGTTCCGCCCCAGTTCCGCGCCGCCTGA
- a CDS encoding Gfo/Idh/MocA family protein has protein sequence MTDIKFAAIGINHAHIYGQVECLKRAGGQFVAFHAVEDDLAATFSEKFPEAKRVADPKEILEDASIAVITTAAIPADRAAISLAAMRHGKDVLSDKPGMTTFAQLEEIKQVQKETGRIYGVLYSEHFEVKATVEAGNLVAQGAIGKVINTVGLGPHSLRLNNRPEWFFTRNRYGGILTDIASHQFEQFLFFSGAMDAEVVSASVANRGHPDKPGLQDVGDVHLKAEGTSGYIRVDWFTPEGLPTWGDGRLTILGTEGYIELRKYIDIAGRPGTDHLFIVNKDGPRHIDCSSTDLPFGRQFLDDVRNRTETAMPQERCFNAMKLALTAQQLAERGTEWAQ, from the coding sequence ATGACTGACATCAAATTTGCCGCCATCGGCATCAATCACGCCCATATCTACGGCCAGGTGGAATGCCTCAAGCGCGCGGGCGGCCAATTCGTGGCCTTCCATGCGGTGGAAGACGATCTGGCCGCTACTTTTTCGGAAAAATTCCCCGAGGCGAAGCGCGTTGCCGACCCCAAGGAAATCCTTGAGGACGCTTCGATCGCCGTGATCACCACGGCCGCCATTCCCGCCGACCGCGCCGCCATTTCCCTGGCCGCCATGCGCCACGGCAAGGATGTGCTTTCTGACAAGCCCGGCATGACCACCTTTGCCCAGCTTGAAGAAATCAAGCAGGTGCAGAAAGAGACCGGCCGTATTTATGGCGTGCTCTATTCCGAGCATTTCGAGGTCAAGGCCACCGTCGAAGCGGGGAACCTCGTTGCCCAGGGCGCCATCGGCAAGGTGATCAATACGGTGGGCCTGGGCCCCCATTCACTGCGACTCAACAATCGCCCCGAATGGTTCTTCACCCGCAATCGCTATGGCGGCATCCTCACCGATATTGCCAGCCATCAGTTCGAGCAATTCCTGTTCTTCTCGGGCGCCATGGATGCCGAAGTGGTCTCCGCCAGCGTCGCCAATCGCGGCCATCCGGACAAGCCGGGTCTGCAGGATGTGGGCGATGTGCATCTCAAGGCCGAGGGCACCTCGGGTTATATCCGCGTCGACTGGTTCACCCCCGAAGGCCTGCCCACCTGGGGCGACGGGCGCCTGACGATTCTCGGCACAGAAGGCTATATCGAGCTGCGCAAATATATCGACATTGCCGGCCGCCCCGGCACCGATCACCTGTTCATCGTCAACAAGGATGGCCCCCGCCATATCGATTGCTCGAGCACCGACCTTCCCTTCGGCCGGCAATTCCTCGATGACGTGCGCAATCGTACGGAAACCGCCATGCCGCAGGAGCGGTGCTTCAACGCCATGAAACTGGCGCTGACCGCCCAGCAATTGGCCGAACGCGGCACGGAGTGGGCACAATGA
- a CDS encoding carbohydrate ABC transporter permease → MPSPLRRRTTSIIVHVLLIGASILMLYPLLWLLAASFRPENEIFTSASIWPSSWSLDAYFRGWNGLRTGFGTFYLNSFIISGLSVIGNVLACSMAAFAFARLDFKYKNFWFAMMLMTLMLPYQVTLIPQYVLFRQLGWVNTFLPLVVPKFLAADGFFIFLMVQFFRGLPKELDEAAQMDGCSPWRIYWRIIIPLSMPVLATAAIFTFIWTWDDFFGPLIYLGEMRQYTVMLGLRTFTDSTGESDYGGLFAMSALSLVPIFLFFLFFQRLLIEGIATTGMKR, encoded by the coding sequence ATGCCCTCGCCGCTGCGCCGCCGCACCACCTCGATCATCGTGCATGTCCTGCTGATCGGCGCATCCATCCTGATGCTCTATCCGCTGCTCTGGCTGCTGGCCGCCTCGTTCCGGCCGGAAAACGAGATCTTCACCTCGGCCAGCATCTGGCCGTCGTCCTGGAGTCTGGATGCCTATTTCCGCGGCTGGAATGGCTTGCGCACCGGCTTTGGCACCTTCTATCTCAACAGCTTCATCATTTCGGGCCTGTCGGTGATCGGCAATGTGCTGGCCTGTTCCATGGCGGCCTTCGCCTTTGCGCGGCTGGATTTCAAATACAAGAACTTCTGGTTCGCCATGATGCTGATGACCCTGATGCTGCCCTATCAGGTGACGCTCATCCCCCAATATGTGCTGTTCCGCCAGCTTGGCTGGGTGAACACCTTCCTGCCGCTGGTCGTGCCCAAATTCCTGGCGGCCGACGGCTTCTTCATCTTCCTCATGGTGCAGTTCTTCCGCGGCCTGCCAAAGGAGCTGGATGAGGCGGCACAGATGGACGGCTGCTCGCCCTGGCGCATCTATTGGCGCATCATCATCCCGCTCTCCATGCCGGTTTTGGCGACTGCCGCCATCTTCACCTTCATCTGGACCTGGGACGATTTCTTCGGGCCGCTGATCTATCTGGGCGAAATGCGCCAATATACGGTCATGCTGGGTCTGCGCACCTTCACCGACTCGACCGGGGAAAGCGATTACGGGGGCCTGTTCGCCATGTCGGCGCTCTCCCTTGTGCCGATCTTCCTGTTCTTCCTCTTCTTCCAGCGACTGCTCATCGAAGGCATCGCCACCACCGGTATGAAACGCTAG
- a CDS encoding carbohydrate ABC transporter permease has product MAVQTAIATPAGQAQRPSVWSRIWQNDAPGYLFLLPWFIGFFGLTIGPMITSFYLSFTNFDLLQAPQWVGANNYIRMFTADPKFSASMRVTLFFVVFSVPLKLAFALAVAMLLNRGIKGLPMYRALFYLPSLLGASVAIAILWRQIFAGDGLVNKLLAMFGIIGPSWISNPNYSLWTLIILSIWQFGSPMIIFLAGLRQIPQDMYEAASLDGASKWRQFVKITLPLLTPVVFFNAIIQTIEAFKSFTPAFIISGGTGNPINSTLFYTLYLYQEAFGFFRMGYASALAWVLLALVGLFTAFSFLTSKYWVHYDD; this is encoded by the coding sequence ATGGCGGTTCAAACAGCAATCGCTACACCGGCCGGGCAGGCGCAGCGCCCCTCGGTCTGGTCGCGCATCTGGCAGAATGATGCGCCCGGCTATCTGTTCCTCTTGCCCTGGTTCATCGGCTTTTTCGGCCTCACCATCGGGCCGATGATCACCTCATTCTATCTCAGCTTCACCAATTTCGACCTGTTGCAGGCGCCCCAATGGGTGGGCGCCAACAATTACATCCGCATGTTCACCGCCGATCCCAAATTCTCGGCCTCGATGCGGGTGACCTTGTTCTTCGTGGTCTTTTCGGTGCCGCTCAAGCTGGCCTTTGCTTTGGCCGTGGCCATGCTGCTCAATCGCGGCATCAAGGGCCTGCCCATGTATCGGGCTTTGTTCTATTTACCGAGCCTGCTCGGCGCTTCGGTGGCCATCGCCATCCTGTGGCGGCAGATCTTTGCCGGCGACGGCCTGGTCAACAAGCTCCTCGCCATGTTCGGCATTATCGGCCCCAGCTGGATTTCCAATCCCAATTATTCGCTGTGGACGCTGATTATCCTCTCCATCTGGCAGTTCGGCTCGCCGATGATCATTTTCCTCGCCGGCCTGCGCCAGATTCCGCAGGACATGTATGAGGCGGCGAGCCTTGATGGCGCCAGCAAATGGCGGCAATTCGTCAAGATCACGCTGCCGCTGCTGACCCCGGTGGTGTTCTTCAACGCCATCATCCAGACCATCGAGGCGTTCAAGAGCTTCACCCCCGCCTTCATCATCTCGGGCGGCACCGGCAATCCGATCAATTCGACGCTGTTCTACACGCTCTATCTCTACCAGGAGGCCTTCGGCTTCTTCCGCATGGGCTATGCCTCGGCATTGGCCTGGGTGCTGCTGGCGCTGGTCGGGCTGTTCACGGCGTTCTCCTTCCTCACCTCCAAATACTGGGTGCACTATGACGATTAA
- a CDS encoding ABC transporter substrate-binding protein, producing the protein MVSVANRRQFLLAGSALVAASGLGGLPAFAQDTRLRLVFWGSQARADRTYGVTDLYTGEHPGLAIEGEFLGWADYWPKLATQTAGGNAPDIMQMDYRYIGEYARRGTLAPLDQYVGAGLDIASIDEDQLHNGTIDGKLIGISLGVAAGAAVYNAKALADAGIEIDPMGWTYDDLKTKGAAFAESTGGAVALAPDGSGIELLFENWLRQQGKALYTAEGQPAFAAEDVTAWFKLWAELREARAIVSPDEQAIDVGKLETSPLVRGKAAMNFTTSNQLVAYQTLVPDPLGIAIYPATTTGSTGGHYRNSSQYFAISAGSAAPEQAVEFINFFVNSPEAAALLGVERGVPASSAMRAALAPSLDERSQQAVRYIDQLGAIAGPVPPTPPAAAGEIEVALKTKSQEVGFGMQSPEDAGPAFFDEVVATLARAA; encoded by the coding sequence ATGGTATCGGTCGCCAACAGACGGCAATTTCTCTTGGCCGGTTCGGCCCTTGTGGCGGCAAGCGGTCTGGGCGGACTGCCCGCCTTTGCCCAGGATACCCGGCTCCGGCTGGTGTTCTGGGGTAGCCAGGCCCGCGCCGACCGCACCTATGGGGTGACCGATCTTTATACCGGGGAGCATCCCGGCCTTGCCATCGAAGGCGAATTCCTCGGCTGGGCCGATTATTGGCCCAAGCTCGCCACCCAGACCGCGGGCGGCAATGCCCCCGACATCATGCAGATGGATTACCGCTATATCGGGGAATATGCCCGTCGCGGCACCCTGGCCCCGCTCGACCAATATGTCGGCGCCGGGCTCGATATCGCTTCGATCGACGAAGACCAGCTGCATAACGGCACCATTGACGGCAAGCTGATCGGCATTAGCCTGGGCGTTGCTGCGGGCGCTGCCGTCTACAATGCCAAGGCGCTGGCCGATGCGGGGATCGAGATCGATCCCATGGGCTGGACCTATGACGACCTCAAGACCAAGGGCGCGGCCTTTGCCGAAAGCACCGGCGGCGCTGTGGCCCTGGCGCCCGATGGCAGCGGCATCGAGCTATTGTTCGAGAACTGGCTGCGCCAGCAGGGCAAGGCGCTCTATACCGCCGAAGGCCAGCCGGCCTTTGCCGCCGAAGACGTGACCGCCTGGTTCAAGCTTTGGGCCGAACTGCGCGAGGCGCGCGCCATTGTCAGCCCCGACGAGCAGGCCATCGATGTGGGCAAGCTCGAAACCTCGCCTCTCGTGCGCGGCAAGGCGGCGATGAATTTCACCACTTCCAACCAGCTCGTTGCCTATCAGACGCTGGTGCCCGATCCACTGGGGATTGCCATCTATCCGGCGACCACGACCGGCTCGACCGGTGGGCATTATCGCAATTCCTCGCAATATTTTGCCATTTCGGCTGGCTCGGCGGCGCCCGAACAGGCGGTGGAATTCATCAATTTCTTCGTCAATTCGCCCGAGGCCGCAGCCCTGCTCGGCGTCGAGCGCGGCGTGCCGGCGTCCTCCGCCATGCGGGCGGCGCTGGCGCCATCGCTGGACGAACGCAGCCAGCAGGCGGTACGCTATATCGACCAATTGGGCGCCATTGCCGGCCCCGTGCCGCCGACCCCGCCGGCAGCCGCCGGCGAAATCGAAGTGGCGCTCAAGACCAAGAGCCAGGAAGTGGGTTTCGGCATGCAATCGCCTGAAGACGCCGGCCCCGCCTTTTTCGACGAAGTCGTCGCCACCCTAGCGCGGGCAGCCTGA